Proteins co-encoded in one Kribbella qitaiheensis genomic window:
- a CDS encoding DinB family protein, translated as MDDDLAKKFLHGELQDLRKAVLWKLEGLSEYDVRRPLTSSGTNLLGLVKHLALWESRYFGEVFGRPSPEAQPRWDDLSHRGADMWATEDETREEIVDRYRRVWEHSDATIAGLNFDSPGHAAWWPNPDVRLFNIMVHMLSETSRHAGHADILREQLDGSVGTIAARAKSQPDEASREAQRTEIERVAKAVAAD; from the coding sequence ATGGATGACGATCTTGCGAAAAAGTTCTTGCACGGCGAGTTGCAAGATCTTCGGAAGGCGGTGCTCTGGAAGCTCGAGGGGCTCAGCGAGTACGACGTACGCCGTCCGTTGACCTCGAGCGGGACCAACCTGCTCGGGCTGGTGAAGCATCTGGCGCTGTGGGAGTCCCGGTACTTCGGCGAGGTCTTCGGGCGGCCGTCCCCCGAAGCGCAGCCGCGGTGGGACGACCTTTCCCACCGCGGGGCCGACATGTGGGCGACCGAGGACGAGACGCGCGAGGAGATCGTCGACCGCTACCGTCGCGTCTGGGAGCACTCGGACGCGACGATCGCCGGACTGAATTTCGACTCCCCTGGCCACGCGGCCTGGTGGCCGAACCCGGACGTGCGGTTGTTCAACATCATGGTTCACATGCTCAGCGAGACCAGCCGGCATGCCGGGCACGCCGACATCCTGCGCGAGCAGCTCGACGGTTCGGTGGGGACGATCGCGGCGCGGGCGAAGTCGCAACCCGACGAGGCGTCCCGGGAGGCCCAGCGCACCGAGATCGAGCGCGTCGCCAAAGCGGTCGCCGCTGATTGA
- a CDS encoding NUDIX hydrolase: MDFSFRLAAYAVCVEDGRVLLARYVSPRGDGTWWTLPGGKVEHAEDPFEAVIREVAEETGCEAVVERLLGVDSRVIPAAERAVPGGPEHQNVGIFYAVRLVGGELRPEPNGETAESVWTPFAEVAGLHRSSLVDIGIALAQTVPATGHVAPVPIGGLIRH, from the coding sequence GTGGATTTTAGTTTCAGGCTGGCGGCCTATGCGGTGTGTGTTGAGGATGGGCGGGTTTTGCTTGCCCGGTATGTGTCGCCGCGGGGGGACGGGACGTGGTGGACGTTGCCGGGTGGGAAGGTCGAGCATGCGGAAGATCCGTTTGAGGCGGTGATTCGCGAGGTGGCTGAGGAGACCGGGTGTGAGGCGGTGGTCGAGCGGCTGCTGGGGGTGGATTCGCGGGTGATTCCGGCGGCTGAGCGGGCCGTGCCGGGTGGGCCTGAGCATCAGAATGTGGGGATCTTCTACGCGGTGAGGCTCGTTGGCGGGGAGTTGAGGCCCGAGCCGAACGGGGAGACCGCGGAGTCGGTGTGGACGCCGTTCGCCGAGGTTGCCGGGTTGCATCGGTCGTCGCTGGTCGATATCGGCATCGCGCTGGCGCAGACGGTTCCGGCGACCGGGCATGTCGCTCCCGTTCCCATTGGCGGGCTGATCCGGCACTGA
- a CDS encoding Type 1 glutamine amidotransferase-like domain-containing protein, producing MKLLLTSGGVTNESIRDALVDLLGKPISESQALCIPTAQWGHPMLGPASVRSFVAGEPPWHMMTSLGWASLGVLELTALPSIGEERWVPWVREADVLLVDGGDATYLYHWMRQSGLSEVISSLPETVWVGLSAGSMVMTPRIGNDFVNWPSAPDDRTLGMVDFSIYPHLDHELMPGNTMADAERWAADIAGPAYAIDDQTAIKVTDGTVEVISEGHWKAFPA from the coding sequence GTGAAGCTCCTTCTCACATCCGGAGGCGTTACGAACGAGAGCATCCGCGATGCGCTGGTCGATCTGCTGGGCAAGCCGATCTCCGAGTCCCAAGCGCTCTGCATCCCCACGGCGCAGTGGGGCCACCCGATGCTCGGGCCCGCCTCGGTGCGAAGCTTCGTCGCCGGCGAGCCTCCGTGGCACATGATGACCAGCCTGGGCTGGGCGTCCTTGGGCGTCCTGGAGCTCACCGCGCTGCCCAGCATCGGCGAGGAGCGGTGGGTGCCGTGGGTCCGAGAGGCCGATGTGCTGCTGGTGGACGGCGGCGACGCGACGTACCTGTACCACTGGATGCGGCAGTCAGGGCTGTCGGAGGTCATCTCGTCGCTACCCGAGACGGTCTGGGTAGGGCTCAGTGCCGGCAGCATGGTGATGACACCGCGGATCGGTAACGACTTCGTCAACTGGCCTTCTGCGCCGGACGACCGCACGCTCGGAATGGTCGACTTCTCGATCTACCCGCACCTGGACCACGAGCTCATGCCGGGGAACACCATGGCCGACGCGGAAAGATGGGCCGCCGACATCGCAGGTCCGGCCTACGCCATCGACGACCAGACCGCCATCAAGGTGACCGACGGCACCGTCGAGGTCATCTCCGAAGGGCACTGGAAGGCCTTCCCCGCATAG
- a CDS encoding VOC family protein, which yields MYVGTLVLGTVEAAKRAHGIDASPGSPAMVLAIWTDDVDTAYAELLAAGVPPLRPPHDTGNNNRNALLRDPDGNLVEIVSKLS from the coding sequence ATGTACGTCGGAACGCTGGTCCTCGGCACGGTCGAAGCGGCGAAGAGAGCACACGGCATCGACGCCTCACCAGGTAGCCCGGCCATGGTCCTGGCCATCTGGACCGACGACGTCGACACGGCGTACGCCGAATTGCTGGCCGCCGGCGTACCACCCCTTCGCCCACCCCACGACACCGGCAACAACAACCGCAACGCCCTACTCCGCGACCCCGACGGCAACCTCGTAGAAATAGTCTCCAAACTTTCGTAA
- a CDS encoding glycoside hydrolase family 16 protein → MRDAFSRRHAQHRAAVPSDKLKEPAAKAGRRTLIPIIAGTSLLLTTAGIGVAALNSDSIPAPVSLTATADAYVQTTSATQRHGWSSRLVAKMNESTSFIRYSVPAVADGYDRKATLVLTRLTTSNPAKIAVSKAPGSWTEAVTYSTAPKPGTPFVTVADDGKSAQLRIDVSEGITEAGELNLAVTQPVGAGGTIFGSREAGTMQTKLEISYVPEGTTGPVPSTPTSAPTSAPTTVQPTQSPTATPTTTKPTTTPTTASPTPTATASPTTTSPTSTPPTTGLAPSWNPANSSRLTFQDEFNASAVDTTKWERGWFKEGISDGVNSDNLQCYDTRQVSEAGGFLNLSLAQQQATCRGGTKQYVSGLVNTRKTFNQRYGSFEARVCLPDGNGDGRVDGFPAWWTNGPSSVPWPDHGEIDVLEGIGGGTKASLHYVDPVYHGGTYSSTPLAGCHNFGSQWTSSGVTFYYDGKPMWSHAFAGSLPQFLIFNYAVRQHSGEAITPGTAVRVDWVRVWA, encoded by the coding sequence ATGCGGGACGCATTCTCCCGTCGGCACGCACAACACCGCGCTGCCGTTCCCTCCGACAAACTGAAAGAACCGGCCGCCAAGGCCGGCCGCCGGACGCTGATCCCGATCATCGCGGGAACCTCCTTGCTCCTCACCACCGCCGGGATCGGCGTGGCGGCGCTGAACTCTGACAGCATCCCGGCCCCGGTCAGCCTTACTGCCACCGCCGACGCCTACGTGCAGACCACGTCCGCCACCCAGAGGCATGGCTGGTCCTCCCGGCTGGTGGCGAAGATGAACGAGTCGACCAGCTTCATCCGGTACTCCGTGCCCGCGGTGGCGGACGGCTACGACCGCAAGGCCACGCTGGTGCTGACCCGGCTGACCACCAGCAACCCGGCCAAGATCGCGGTGTCGAAGGCGCCGGGCAGCTGGACCGAGGCCGTGACCTACTCGACTGCTCCGAAGCCGGGCACGCCGTTCGTGACAGTGGCCGACGACGGCAAGTCGGCGCAGCTGCGGATCGACGTCTCCGAGGGCATCACCGAGGCCGGCGAGCTGAACCTGGCGGTAACGCAGCCGGTCGGGGCCGGCGGCACTATCTTCGGCTCGCGCGAAGCCGGCACGATGCAGACGAAGCTGGAGATCAGCTACGTCCCCGAGGGCACGACCGGCCCGGTGCCGTCGACGCCGACGTCGGCCCCCACCTCGGCGCCGACGACGGTGCAGCCGACGCAGTCGCCCACAGCGACACCGACGACGACCAAGCCGACGACGACGCCGACCACCGCGTCACCCACGCCCACCGCTACTGCCTCGCCCACCACAACGAGTCCGACGTCTACTCCGCCCACGACCGGCCTCGCGCCGTCATGGAACCCGGCGAATTCGTCTCGGCTGACGTTCCAGGACGAGTTCAATGCCAGCGCGGTCGACACCACCAAGTGGGAGCGGGGCTGGTTCAAGGAAGGCATCTCGGACGGTGTCAACAGCGACAACCTCCAGTGCTACGACACCCGGCAGGTCTCCGAGGCAGGCGGATTCCTCAACCTGAGCCTCGCGCAGCAACAAGCAACGTGCCGAGGCGGCACCAAGCAGTACGTTTCCGGCCTGGTGAACACTCGTAAGACGTTCAACCAGCGGTACGGCTCGTTCGAGGCAAGGGTTTGCCTGCCTGACGGTAACGGCGATGGCAGGGTCGACGGTTTCCCGGCCTGGTGGACGAACGGACCGTCCTCAGTGCCGTGGCCGGACCATGGGGAAATCGACGTCCTCGAGGGCATCGGCGGCGGCACCAAGGCTTCGCTGCACTATGTCGATCCGGTCTATCACGGCGGTACCTACTCGTCCACGCCGCTGGCCGGCTGCCACAACTTCGGCTCGCAGTGGACCAGCAGCGGAGTCACGTTCTACTACGACGGCAAGCCGATGTGGTCGCACGCCTTCGCCGGCTCGCTTCCGCAGTTCCTCATCTTCAACTACGCGGTTCGTCAGCACTCGGGCGAAGCGATCACTCCCGGCACTGCTGTTCGAGTCGACTGGGTCCGCGTGTGGGCATGA
- a CDS encoding ArnT family glycosyltransferase, whose amino-acid sequence MTELVRSPTSVRRESNRPLLVLLGLVATVLTLVSNRYGYYNDEMYFLVSGRHPAWSYPDQPPLTPLLARFGDSLAPGQVWALRIPATVCAVLTVLFVALLVREMGGSRRAELIAATAFSCSTMVLITGHVLRTSTTDLCFAAALSWLLSRLIATRNHRLWLVIGLVLGIGLLNKMLLALWVFAVLVALILVGPRRILHSRWFLAACLIATALWTPYLSWQANHDWPQLTMASVLRAQALGLLPSQVIVGPLLLPLCVAGLVWLWRSQFRLFAVAFIVFAALLMATGGKATYLAGAYPGVFAGAGIAADQWVRSRRNALALYGVLGLSLLIAAPIGLPLLPERTAVSLGNALGFDQARGQSGWPAVADAVARAMNQLTPAERSRTVIYTYSYTQASAIQLFGPARDLPPAYSGHNGFAYWGPPPDSADIAVVVDDSSSPEEVPEWTRQACQSLEPAAMVETPIATRERGRLIWICHLREPWSTLWPHLTRVG is encoded by the coding sequence GTGACTGAACTGGTCCGGTCGCCGACCTCGGTACGCCGGGAATCCAATCGGCCGTTGCTGGTTCTGCTCGGGCTGGTGGCGACGGTGCTCACCTTGGTCAGCAACCGATACGGCTACTACAACGACGAGATGTATTTCCTGGTCTCCGGGCGGCACCCGGCCTGGAGTTATCCCGACCAGCCGCCGCTGACTCCTTTGCTGGCACGCTTCGGCGACTCGTTGGCGCCCGGTCAGGTCTGGGCGCTGCGGATCCCCGCGACGGTGTGCGCGGTACTCACCGTGCTGTTCGTGGCCCTGCTGGTGCGAGAAATGGGCGGCTCCCGACGAGCCGAATTGATCGCGGCAACGGCGTTCTCCTGCTCGACGATGGTGCTGATCACCGGGCACGTGCTGAGGACGAGCACCACCGACCTGTGCTTCGCCGCGGCATTGAGCTGGTTGCTGTCCCGATTGATTGCCACCCGCAACCATCGCCTGTGGCTTGTCATCGGTCTCGTCCTGGGAATCGGCCTGTTGAACAAGATGCTGCTCGCCCTATGGGTGTTCGCAGTACTGGTCGCGCTGATTCTCGTCGGCCCACGACGAATCCTCCACAGCCGCTGGTTTCTCGCGGCTTGCCTGATTGCGACGGCATTGTGGACGCCATACCTATCCTGGCAGGCCAACCACGACTGGCCGCAATTGACCATGGCCTCAGTACTACGGGCGCAAGCGCTCGGACTATTGCCGAGCCAAGTCATAGTCGGTCCACTCCTGCTACCGCTATGCGTCGCAGGTCTGGTGTGGTTATGGCGCAGCCAATTCCGTCTCTTCGCCGTGGCTTTCATCGTCTTCGCAGCACTATTGATGGCCACCGGCGGCAAGGCCACCTACCTCGCCGGCGCTTACCCAGGCGTCTTCGCCGGAGCCGGAATTGCCGCCGACCAATGGGTGCGCTCCCGCCGAAATGCCCTTGCCCTGTACGGCGTACTCGGCCTGTCGCTCCTGATCGCGGCGCCAATCGGCCTGCCGCTGCTGCCTGAGCGTACGGCGGTGTCGCTCGGCAACGCGCTGGGCTTCGACCAGGCTCGCGGCCAAAGCGGTTGGCCTGCGGTCGCCGACGCGGTAGCCCGTGCAATGAACCAACTGACTCCTGCCGAGCGCTCCCGTACGGTGATCTACACCTACAGCTACACGCAGGCTTCCGCGATCCAGCTCTTCGGCCCGGCCCGCGACCTGCCACCGGCGTACAGCGGCCACAACGGCTTCGCCTATTGGGGTCCGCCGCCGGACTCAGCCGACATCGCGGTCGTGGTGGACGACTCCAGCAGTCCAGAAGAAGTCCCCGAATGGACGCGCCAGGCCTGCCAATCCCTCGAACCGGCAGCCATGGTCGAAACCCCGATCGCGACCCGCGAACGAGGCCGGCTGATCTGGATCTGCCACCTCCGCGAGCCCTGGTCAACGCTCTGGCCCCACCTCACCCGCGTCGGCTGA
- a CDS encoding metallopeptidase family protein, protein MSRPDFELLVSEALDQVPPELAALIDNVAVFVEDDAPSSDPHLLGIYEGIPLTERGHYYGGVLPDRITIYRNPTLSICVTHEDVVDEVNITVVHEIAHHFGIDDARLHALGYG, encoded by the coding sequence ATGAGCCGGCCGGACTTCGAGCTACTGGTGTCGGAGGCGCTCGACCAGGTGCCACCCGAACTGGCGGCCCTGATCGACAACGTCGCCGTCTTCGTCGAGGACGACGCCCCATCGAGCGATCCGCACCTGCTCGGCATCTACGAGGGCATCCCGCTGACCGAGCGCGGTCACTACTACGGCGGCGTACTGCCCGACCGGATCACCATCTACCGCAACCCGACCCTGTCCATCTGCGTGACCCACGAGGACGTCGTCGACGAGGTGAACATCACCGTCGTGCACGAGATCGCCCACCACTTCGGCATCGACGACGCCCGCCTGCATGCACTCGGCTACGGCTAA